ATCCTCGTCCCAGACGTTGTTCAGATAAGCGACATAGGCATTTGCCGTCAGCAGCGTCCCACTGAGCTGGAGATGCTCCCAATCAATCGGGTAAACGCTGACGCCTTCTGGCACCTCACCATCGAATTGGATTTGCACATTGGGTTGGGCAGTCAGGGTATGTGTATTAAAGAGAATCCGGCTGCGGGCCGAAACAGGCAGCAAGCACAGTAAACCCTGGATCAACTGAAGACGTGCATCCAGGTCCGCTTCATAGTTGCTGATGTGCAGCGGGTCCGGGTGCAGCAATGCGCCCAACAGGGCGAAGGCTGTTTGCATATCACCATCGGGCAGCAGATCGCGCAGTGCCTGTAAATTGGCCTTGCGATCAATGACCGGGTCCGGGTCGGGTACTGTCAGGGGGTCCAGAGGGGCATCCGTGACGGTGCCAGCGCGGATGGGGACTTGTGCTAGTTTGCGGATGCGCGATAGATCGCCTTTCAGGGCATCACGTGCTTCTAGAGAGAGCAGGATATAGTGTAAATGGGCCTGCTCGTCTTCTTTTTCAGCGAGGGCCAGCACAAAGGTATCCGCTTCTGTGGGATGTGGCACCAGGGCCAGGGCCTGTGTATGCGAAGCGTCTTCTGCATCGAATGGTGCTAAGGAAATCGCCTCGTGTAAGGCGGATAAGGTATTGATAGGGAAATCCACCGTACGACCCCATACGACGGCGTTATCGTCGGATTCAGCGGCTTCCATGTATGGCACGCTATAGACGGCGTGTTGCAAAGCTGTATTCACAAGACTTCCCAGGCTATTATGATGCACTTGCGCGTGCCATTTTGGCAGAGACTCAGGGTTCTATCAAGGAAAAATCGTGCTTGTCATCCTCACCTGGGCCTCACTTGACGCGCGACTCGATGTGACCTCTCAGAGCGCTAATCTGCGGCTGTCATACGACGCAGTCGCTGGATGAAATCCACGCTCTGGAGTTTGTTTTCCAGCGTATACTGGATGTATCCTAGCATGATACGCTCTAACTCAGTGTGAAGATCTGGCGTGATTTTGAGTGCCGCGACCTGTACATAAGGGCTGCGCTGCATATGTCGCAGCACTTTAAGCGCATTGACGCTGATAGGGACTGTCGCCAGGGCCAGGTGTCGGCTTTCTGGGGCGACGACGCCACCTTCTGCATAGCTAAAATACTGGTCAATTGGCTCGACCGCTTCTCTCGTGATGACGCATTCGGTCAATTCCGGCCTGAAGCCGACGGAATCCAGCAAGTATAGCTCGAAATATCGCACAGCGCGCCGGATATCTCCATCATAGGAAAGACGCGTCAACGTTTCTTCCAACAGCGTGTACAAATCCCCCTGATGTACATCGCCATCAAATGTAAAGCGATCCAGTAGTTCCACCACGTAACTTGCGTAAGCGCCCCGCCCTAATTCTTCTCTCAAGGGCAGGTAAGGTTCTGTCATTTCTGCTTGTACGAGGATATCAAGCTCACGCCCTTTGCTGAGCAAGACTTCCGCCCGTGTGAATAACTCCACATGCCCTGTCTTTTTACTGGCAGGCTTACGCGCACCCTTGGCAACAGCATCGATTTTGCCGTGATCAGGGGTGAGCAAGGTGAGCAAGCGGTCAGCTTCGCCCAGGTTGCGCCGTTTGAGGATAATTGCCTGTGTGCGATAGGTCCGTTGGCGGCGCGTGTTTGGGTTCACATCGGGATTCAAAGCGAATGATCCTTCGCTCATGGCTGAACAAGACACATTGTGCATCCTCACTGTATGATACTGCAAATTGGGCTATTTCGTAGCCTTCTTCACGTTTTTCTGTAAGTCTGTCTGTGCAGTCTTCTCTCATACAGTATGGAAGCGTTTAGGGCATCTGTGCGAGGCATCTACA
The Phototrophicus methaneseepsis DNA segment above includes these coding regions:
- the recO gene encoding DNA repair protein RecO, with translation MSEGSFALNPDVNPNTRRQRTYRTQAIILKRRNLGEADRLLTLLTPDHGKIDAVAKGARKPASKKTGHVELFTRAEVLLSKGRELDILVQAEMTEPYLPLREELGRGAYASYVVELLDRFTFDGDVHQGDLYTLLEETLTRLSYDGDIRRAVRYFELYLLDSVGFRPELTECVITREAVEPIDQYFSYAEGGVVAPESRHLALATVPISVNALKVLRHMQRSPYVQVAALKITPDLHTELERIMLGYIQYTLENKLQSVDFIQRLRRMTAAD